The Magnetospirillum sp. XM-1 genomic interval CCATCATGGGATTGCGCTGAAAGAAGCTGGGCTGGCCCACGGGCGCCCCCATGGGAGTGGCGGGACGCATGGCCGAGGCACCGGCGCCGGCCGGAGCCAGCGGGGCCGAATCCACCGCACCGGGGCGGGGCGCCGCCTGGGGCGCCGGCGGCGGTCCGGCGGGCTTGGTCTGGGCCGGGGGCGGTGCCAGCGTGCGCTCCATGGGCGCGTCATAGGTCCGGGACCCGCGCGAGCCAAAGCTGCCGCCGCTGGACTTGGACGTGCTGCCCGCCTTGGCCAGGGCATCACCCGCACCGGCCAGAGCCAGCACCAGGGCCACCACGGCCGAAATCACCACATGCCTCATCTCATTCCTCCCAAGGAATCACCCCCTTGTTATAGGGTGGTCCGGGCGGAAAGCAAACCGGCTACTAAAATTTAACCTGACGGGAAGGCGGGCGGGACGCCCGCGCTCCGGGATTTGGCGTCATCGGGAGCGCAGGCGTCCCGCCCGCATCCTCCCCCGGCCTTTTACCCCTGGTCGGCCTCGCCCTGGACGCGGGCGGCCAGCGAGGCGGCCATGAACATGTCCAGGTCGCCGTCGAGAACGCCCTGGGTGTCCGAGGTCTCCACGTTGGTCCGCAGGTCCTTGACCATCTGGTAGGGCTGCAGCACGTAGGAGCGGATCTGGTGGCCCCAGCCGATATCGGTCTTCTGGTCTTCCAGCGCCTGGGCGGCGGCCTCGCGCTTCTGCAGCTCGGCCTCGTAGAGCCGGGCGCGCAGCATGTCCCAGGCCCGCGCCCGGTTCTGGTGCTGGGAGCGCTCCATCTGGCAGGCCACGGCGATGCCGGTGGGAATGTGGGTGATACGCACCGCCGAATCGGTCTTGTTGATGTGCTGGCCGCCGGCGCCCGATGCGCGGTAGGTGTCGATGCGGCACTCGCTCTCGTTGATCTGGATGTCGATGGTGTCGTCGATCACCGGATAGACCCAGGCCGAGGAGAAGCTGGTGTGGCGGCGCGCCGCGCTGTCATAGGGCGAGATGCGCACCAGCCGGTGGACGCCGCTTTCGGTCTTCAGCCAGCCATAGGCGTTATGGCCGAGGATGCGCACGGTGGCCGACTTGATGCCCGCCTGCTCGCCGGCGCTTTCTTCCAGCCATTCCACCTTGTAGCCGTGCTTCTCGGCCCAGCGGGTGTACATGCGCAGCAGCATCTCGGCCCAGTCCTGGGATTCGGTGCCGCCGGCCCCGGCGTTGATTTCCAGATAGCAATCGTTGTGGTCGGCCTCGCCCGAGAGCAGGGTCTCCAGCTCCATCTTGCCGGCGCGCTCCTTGAGCGCGCGGACCTGTTCCTCGGCGTCGTCGATGACCGTCTGGTCGCCTTCCATCTCGCCCAGCTCGATCAGTTCCAGCAGATCGGCCAGCTCGCGCTCCAGCGTCCGGCAGCCCTGGATGGCGTTATCCAGCTCGGTGCGCTCGCGCATGATCTTCTGGGCGTTGGCGGCGTCGTTCCACAGATCGGGATTCTCGGCCGATGCGTTCAGCTCGTCGAGCCGCATCAAGGCCTCGTCCCAATTGAGATGACGCTTGAGCAGGGCGGCAGAGCGCCGGATGTCCTGGGCGAGCGCCTCGATCTCGGCCCGCATGGCTGTTCCCCTAAAGGCATTATGGAGGCGCCCTTTTTAAGGAAGTCCGCCCCCACTGGCAACCCGAGAGATTAGCGCGGCGGCGGCGGCCCGCCCTTGGGCGGATGGGGCGGACGCCAGCGGGCCACGGCATGGCGGCCCTCCGCCGACATGCCCGACGCGGCTTCCATGATCACCTCGGCGACGGCGTCGTCCATGGCGGCATGGGCCTGGCGGCCCTCGGCCAATATGGCGCGCAGGGACTCGGCGTCGAAATCGGGAGCGGCCAGCGCCGTGCCGATCCGCGCCGGCAGACCGGTCCAGATGCCGTTCCGGTATTCCACCTCCTGGGCGCGCCGGGCGATGGCGGCGCGCAGGATCGCGGCATCGGCCGGCGGCAGGTCGGCAGCCAGCCGCTCGGCGATGTGCAGCGGGCTGGGCGGCCCGCCGCCGGGCGGACGCGGCGGCGGGCCCGGTTCACGCATGACCAGGACCGTGGCCAGAAAGACGTTGAGGGCCAGCGACACCGGCAAGGCCCAGCGGGAAAGAAAGTCACGCCCCATCAATAGCCCAGCCCCGAATAATAAGTGGTGACAAGGTCCTGGCCCAGGACGACGGTCTCGGTATCGGCGCGCAGATCATGGCCGACCACGATGCCCAGCAAGACGGCGGCGGCCATGGGCAGGGCGAAGCGGGAGAACGGTAGCAGCCCCGCCAGCCATTCCCCACCCCTCAGCCCTCCCCCGAACGAAGGCCTTGGCGCGGCCGCCATGCTCCGCTCGTCCAGGCGGGCCATCACGGCGTCCATGACACGCAGGGCGCGCTCGGGCGACACCTCCACCGGGGGCGCCAGTCTGCGCATCACTTCGTCCAGATCGTCGGCACTCATGTCACGTCTCCAATGCCCCGAACGCCCAGGCGGGCCAGGGCGGTCCTCAGGCTGCGCTTGCCCCGCACCAGCAGGGCCTCCATGGCGCCCAGCGACAGGTCCAGCACCCGCGCCGCCTCCGGGGCGCTCAAGTCGCTGAAATAGTATAGCGATAACGCCTGGCGTTGTCTGGCCGGCATCTCGGCCATGGCCGCCGAGACCAGCCGTTCGCGCTGGCGGGCCATGGCGCGCTCCAGCCCGCCCGGAGCGGGATCGGCCTGTTCCTCCGCCTCGTCCTCGGCGACGAAGCGGACCCGGCGCAATCGGTCCAGGCTGGCGTTCAACACCACCCGGTACAGCCATGTGGAAAACTTGGCGTCGCGGTCCGATTGCCACTTGGGCGCCATGGTCCACACCTTCAAGAATGCCTCCTGCACCACCTCGTCGGCGTCGTCGGAATTGCGCAGCACGCGGGTGGCCAGGGCCAGCATGGCGCGGACATGCCGATCCATCAGCCGCTGGAAGCACCGGCGGTCTCCTTGGGCGATGAAACGCAGCAGATCGTCGTCACTGGCCGCATCCCCCTGGGAACGCGTCCGCCCGCCCTGATCCAAACCACCTCCACGACAACCGTCATCGCAAGATTGAACGGCACGAAAAAAGCGATCCATGCGGAAAATCATGCGCCCACCCGGCAAAATCTGCCGCCCGACCCGGCAAGTCCTGCCGGGTGAAGAGCGCACGATGGGGCGGAGAAACGAGACATTTCACACCGAATCAAGGCGTTATGGGTAGCATCGCGCCCTGGCCCCCACCTTGCAGCGGGATGAGCGAGACGACACCGCATAGAAATAGAGCGGTGCACCACGTCTTTTCAAGAAAAAGAAAATAATTATTTTTATATAACCAGCACATGTAAAGCAATAGCTCAAGCGTGGAACGACTCGACCGGAATTTTATCCGATCAGTTCATAACTGATGGAGAGTCACCATGCTACACGGACTAGGCACATCCGCCTCACAATCCCAACAGAACATCAGTTCTATCTTTAAAAAGCTCGACACAAATTCAGACAACAGCGTCAGCCGCAATGAGTTCATTGTCGGAAAGCCAGACGACGTCAGCGAGGATCAGGCGGGCGCCCTGTTCGACAAGCTGGATTCGTCGGGCAGCGGGTCGCTCAGCCAGGACGCGCTGAGTTCCGCCTTCCAGCAGATGGCGTCGGGCATGCAGGCGGTGCTGCTGCAATCCCAGGAGGTCCAGGGCGGCCAAAAGGGGGGCCGCGGCGGCCCGCCCGACCCGGAGGAGATGTTCGAGGACCTGGATGCCGATGCCGATGGCACCGTCTCCCGCGACGAATTCGTGTCGGGGCGCCCGGACGATGTCAGCGAGGAGCAGGCCGGCGCATTCTTCGACAAGATCGCCTCGGCGGCCGGGGCGGACTCGGCCACCGGCCTCAGCCAGGACCAGCTGGCCAGCGGGCTTCAGGCCATGGGCCCGCCGCCTCCCCCGGATTCGGAATCGTCTTCCGAGACCGGCTCCACCGACAACCAGCTGATCAACCAGTTGCTGGCCATGCTCCAGCAATCCTCGGCTTCCGGTTCCAGCCAGGCTCCCGATCCGTCGAAGATGTTCGAGGACCTGGACAGCGACGGCGACGGCACGGTCACCAAGTCGGAATTCGTGGCCGGACGCCCCGGCGAGGTCAGCGAGGATCAGGCAGGCTCCTTCTACGACAAGATCACCTCGGTCGCGGGGGCCGATTCCGCCTCCGGCCTCAGCCAGGACCAGC includes:
- the prfB gene encoding peptide chain release factor 2, giving the protein MRAEIEALAQDIRRSAALLKRHLNWDEALMRLDELNASAENPDLWNDAANAQKIMRERTELDNAIQGCRTLERELADLLELIELGEMEGDQTVIDDAEEQVRALKERAGKMELETLLSGEADHNDCYLEINAGAGGTESQDWAEMLLRMYTRWAEKHGYKVEWLEESAGEQAGIKSATVRILGHNAYGWLKTESGVHRLVRISPYDSAARRHTSFSSAWVYPVIDDTIDIQINESECRIDTYRASGAGGQHINKTDSAVRITHIPTGIAVACQMERSQHQNRARAWDMLRARLYEAELQKREAAAQALEDQKTDIGWGHQIRSYVLQPYQMVKDLRTNVETSDTQGVLDGDLDMFMAASLAARVQGEADQG
- a CDS encoding periplasmic heavy metal sensor; the encoded protein is MGRDFLSRWALPVSLALNVFLATVLVMREPGPPPRPPGGGPPSPLHIAERLAADLPPADAAILRAAIARRAQEVEYRNGIWTGLPARIGTALAAPDFDAESLRAILAEGRQAHAAMDDAVAEVIMEAASGMSAEGRHAVARWRPPHPPKGGPPPPR
- a CDS encoding EF-hand domain-containing protein yields the protein MLHGLGTSASQSQQNISSIFKKLDTNSDNSVSRNEFIVGKPDDVSEDQAGALFDKLDSSGSGSLSQDALSSAFQQMASGMQAVLLQSQEVQGGQKGGRGGPPDPEEMFEDLDADADGTVSRDEFVSGRPDDVSEEQAGAFFDKIASAAGADSATGLSQDQLASGLQAMGPPPPPDSESSSETGSTDNQLINQLLAMLQQSSASGSSQAPDPSKMFEDLDSDGDGTVTKSEFVAGRPGEVSEDQAGSFYDKITSVAGADSASGLSQDQLAEGMKKAGPPDQAAASQTASTQTSSSNDDLLLQELLKAIGSYQKANLLSVANTNLAA
- a CDS encoding RNA polymerase sigma factor; this encodes MDQGGRTRSQGDAASDDDLLRFIAQGDRRCFQRLMDRHVRAMLALATRVLRNSDDADEVVQEAFLKVWTMAPKWQSDRDAKFSTWLYRVVLNASLDRLRRVRFVAEDEAEEQADPAPGGLERAMARQRERLVSAAMAEMPARQRQALSLYYFSDLSAPEAARVLDLSLGAMEALLVRGKRSLRTALARLGVRGIGDVT